ATCCACCGGAATGCAGGCAATATGGGCGCCCTGGCTGGCGAATGCGATACGTGCCGACGGATAGCCCGGATCCTCGACAGCCACGGTGCAGCCCGGTTCAAGCAGAACGCGGGCGATCAGGTCGATGGCCTGCTGGGCGCCGTTGGTGACCAGCACATCCGCCGCCACGCAGCGTACGCCGCGCGCAAACGAGGTATGGCGGGCGATGGCCTCGCGCAATACCGGCAAGCCTTCCGGATAGGAGTAGAAGCCGCGGTCGGCCTGGCTCTTGCGCAAGCCGTGCAGCACGCACTGGCGCCATTCACTGATAGGAAAATGGCTCTTGGTGCCGCCACCGCCGACAAAGTCATAGCCTGAGCGGCGGTCCGGTCCGGGCGCCGGCAAGGGAATCGAGCGCCCCAGCCAGGTTTTAAGGGTAGCGCCGCCGGCCAGGTCCTTGCCAGCAAACTGGCGCGGACGCGGCTGCGTTGTCGCATTGACAAAAGTGCCGCTGCCGACCTTCCCCACCAGAAGTTGGTCGATGGTCAGGCGGGCGTAGGCTTCCGACACGGTCTTGCGCGACACCCGCAGCTGCTGCGCCAGCAGGCGCGAAGGCGGCACCTGTTCGCCGGCCGCCAGGCGCCCGGACTGGATCGCTTCCCTGATCTGTCGATAGACCTGTCCCGCCAGGTCCTTTTCGCCGTCGATGACCACATGCAACTCCATAAGCACTCCACATACGATAGATAAAACAGGCAAGAACCTGTTGTGCTTGATGCAACCCAGCGTTTTAGCATGTCCCTGCAGCCAGTGCAAACGCGCCCAGTGGCCTCCTGTTTTTTAGCGGAATTGGTTATCCGCGGATGTCTTTGGCTCCCCTATCATGCAGTCTCTTACCCACTCACAGGAGAATATCTTGGAAGCACGTATCGATTTCTACACTGCCTCGCCGGAAGTAATGAAAGCCATGATTGCGCTGGAAGGCGCCGTCAACAAGCTGGGCCTCGAACCATCGCTGCTGGAGCTGGTCAAGCTGCGCGCATCGCAGCTCAACGGCTGCGCCTTTTGCATCGACATGCACACCGCCGATGCCCGCAAGGCCGGCGAAACCGAGCGCCGTCTGTATGCCGTCACTGCCTGGCGCGAAGCGCCCTTCTTCAGCGATCGCGAACGCGCCGCCCTGGCCTGGACCGAAGCCGTGACGCTGATCGCCCAGACCCACGCGCCGGACGCCGACTACGCGCTGCTGCGCGCCCAGTTCAACGACGCCGAAATGGTCAACCTGACCCTGGCCATCAACACGATCAACAGCTGGAACCGGCTGGCGGTCGGCTTCCGCAAGATGCCGGCTGCGTAAATATCCGGCTGGCGTCCCGCGCCGGGGGTACGGCGGATGAAGCTGCCGCAACACCCCCAATCCGCTGAACCCTGCTCGCAGCCGCTCTCGTCAAAAAAGAGACTAGAGAATACTCCTGGTCTCTGTTACTGTTTCGCAGCAATGACAGTTTACACACGACCATCGCCTGAAAATATCCATGAGCACAGACACAGCACGCGCCAGGGCCCTGGAACTGGCGGATTACCTGGCCCCTCTCGGGCAGATTACCGTATCGCGCTTTTTTGGCGGCGCCGGGCTCAGCATCAACCAGCTGCAGTTCGGATTCGTCATCAAGGGTACGCTCTACCTGCGGGTAGACGACAAGAGCCGGCCGGTCTTCGAAGCGCTGGGTTGCGAGCCGTTTCGCTACGCTACCAAGGCCAAGACGGTGACGGTCGCCAGCTACTATCAGGTGCCGGCCGCGATGGAGGACGACCCTGACGCACTGCTGGACTGGGTGGACCGCCTGCGCCGCGGCGCCCTCTCCTGAGTCTGAGCCGCCTGCAGATCGATGCAGCCGCACCGGATCACTTGGCCTCCGGCCTGATCGCCGCTCCCTTGGATGACGCCATGCCGGCCACCGGGATACCAGGGCTCAGACTAAAACGCAAGCGGCCGCCGGCCATGCGCACGCGCAGCTGACGATACTTTATCAGGTAGTGGATGCCGACCCACGCTGCCGCAAAGCCGGAAGCGGCGCCGACGCCCATTGCCCAGCGCGGGCCGAAGGTATCGGCGACCCAGCCGACCACCGGCGCGCCAAGCGGTGTGCCGCCCAAGGCCAGCGCCAGCAGGATCGCCATCACCCGGCCGCGCATGGCGGGCTCGGTCGAGAGCTGCACCATGCTGTTCGCCGTGGTGGTGAATGTCTGGGCAGCGACGCCGATCAGCACCAGCGCAATCGCAAACAGCCAGTAGCCCGGCATCAGCGCCGCCAGCGCCAGGCCGCCGCCGAAGACGCCGGCGCCGCTCAGCAGCCAGGTCATGCGCGGCTTCTCGCGGCGCGCAGCAAGCAGCGCGCCGGTCACCGATCCGAGCGCCATAATCGACGACAGGAAGCCATATTGGTGCGCGCCGGCGTGGAAGACGCTGACCGACATGGTTGAAATGAAGATGGGAAAATTCAGCCCGAAGGTGCCGATCAGGAAAAACATCAGCAGGATGGCTTTCAGGTCGGGCCGCCCCCATATATAGCGAAAACCCGCCACCAGGCTGCCGCGTACAGGGGCAGCGCGGGCGCGCAGATGCAGCTCGTCAAGCCGCAGCAGGCTGAGCGAGGCCAGCACCGCGGCGAACGAAACGGCGTTGAGCAGGAACACCCAGCCGGCGCCGATCACCGCGATGAGGACGCCGGCGATGGCGGGTCCGATCATGCGCGCGGCATTGAAGGAGGTCGAATTCAATGCCACCGCATTCGAAAGCTCGTGTTCCTCCACCAGTTCCGAAACGAAAGTCTGGCGCGCCGGCGCATCGAATGCGGTGACACAGCCAAGCAGCAAGGCGAACAGATAGACGTGCCACAGCTGCACTACGCCAGCTACGGTAAGGATCCCCAGCCCTAGCGCCAGCACTCCCATCGCAGCCTGGGTGACGATCAGCAGCTTGCGGCGGTCGAAATGATCGGCGGCATAGCCGGTCAGCGGCAGTAGCAGCGCCTGCGGCCCGAACTGCAGCGCCATCACTATGCCGACGGCAGTCGCGTTATTGTGGGTCAGCTGGGTCAGCACGATCCAGTCCTGGGCGGTGCGCTGCATCCAGGTGCCGACATTCGAAACCAGCGCGCCGCCGGCCCATAGCCGGTAGTTGAAATTGTTCAGCGAGCGGAATGTAGCCGTCAGCACAGCGTGCTCCCGCTTGCCATCTGCATGGCCGGCAGGTTCATGGAAAGCGGCTATCCAGCAGAGCGATGATCTGCTGGCTGCTGCCGCTCTCGCCCAGGCGTGGGAAGATCCGGGTGGCGCTGTTGTCGTGCGCTTCGGCGCTGGTGTCGGTCATGGCATCCAGCGCCAGTGTGACATTGAATCCGAGCTCGTGCGCCTGGCGTGCCGTCGACTCGACGCCGATGCTGGTGGAGACGCCGGCCAGCACCAGCTGCGTGACGCCCAGTTTTTTCAGCTGCGCATCGAGCCCGGTGCCGGTGAATGCGCCCCAGGTCCGCTTGCTGACCAGGTGATCTTGCGGCTGCTGCTTCAGTTCCGGCACCAGGTCGGCCCAGCCGGCCGGCAGCGCATCGAGCTTGCGCCCCTGTTCCGCCCGCCCCGGCGCTCCGCCGGTGACGTTGACCAGCACCACCGGCAAACCATGCCGGCGGAAGGCTTCAGCCAGCGTTGCAGCGTGCTTCACCACCTGGCCGGCCGGGTGTACGGTGGGATAGGCGACGATGCCTTGTTGCAGATCGATGACGACTAGTGCGGTGTTCGGATCCAGCGTGCTTACAGTCATGGAATGCTTTCTGTTATTCAGGTTAGGCGCAGGATGGTTCAGGCATCGGCCAGCCGTTTCAGCAGTTGAACGCTGGCCGCCAGCTGGTCCAGCTCGTGCGCCGCGAACTCGGTCCGGATTGCGCGCAGCAGCCAGTCTTCTCTTGCCGCCCGGCTGGCCCGTATCATTTCCCGGCAGGCGTCTGTCAGCGACAATATGGTTTGCCGGCCATCGGCCGGATCCGCCGCACCGGCCACCAGCCCGGCGGCCTCCAGCACCGCAATGGTGGCGCCCATCGATTGCGGCCGCACCCCTTCCGCCTTGGCCAGGCCGGTGACTGTCGCCGGGCCGTCGCGCTCCAGCCGGATCAGCACCGATTTTTGCGAACCGGTGAAATCCCCCGCATGGGCCTGTTCGCGCAGCCGCCGGCTGAGGCGGCCGAGCACGACTCGCAGCTCTCCTGCCATGGCCGATGCGTGGGCGATATCGGGATCGTTTTGTTCACTCATGTTCTATAGTTTAGTACATACGAAGATAAACTACAAAGTTTTCCTTCATATAGTGTTTCAGACCTTTTCGCTTGCCGCCTGATCGCCTAAATTGATACATGCCTCTGCAATTGCAACTGTAGCTATAATTGCAACTCCACCCACCCCATCTAAAGGAACAGTCAAATGTCAGCTAACCAGCCAAAATTCGTGTGGTACGACGTCATGACCAGCGACACCAAGGCCGCCGAGGCTTTCTACAGCAGCGTGGTCGGCTGGAAGATGCAGGATGCCGGCATGGGCGGACCCGCCTACACTATCCTGTCAGCGGGCGACATCATGGTGGGCGGCCTGATGGCGATTCCGGAGGAGGCGCGCGCCATGGGCGCCAAGCCTTGCTGGATGGGTTATATCGCGGTCAGCGATGTTGACGGCTACGCCGCGCGGGTAACAGCCGCAGGCGGCTCGATCCGGCGCGCGCCGGCCGACATTCCCGGCGTCGGCCGTTTTGCCGTGGCGGCCGATCCGCATGGCGCAGGCTTCATCCTGTTCAAAGGCAATAGCGAGGCCCAGCCGGCGCCGCCAACTCCCGGCACGCCCGGCCACTTCGGCTGGCATGAACTGCATGCCGGCGATCTCGACAGCGCCTTTGCCTTCTATGCCGGCCTGTTCGGCTGGACCAAGGCCGAAGCCATCGACATGGGGCCGATGGGCGTCTACCAGACCTTCGCCACCGGCGGCGCGCCGCTCGGCGGCATGATGACCAAGACCGCCGACATGCCAGTGCCTTGCTGGCTGTACTACATCAATGTAGAAGCCATCGACGCCGCGGTTGAGCGCGTGAACGCCGGTGGCGGCAAGATCGTCATGGGGCCGCACCAGGTCCCGGGCGGCAGCTGGATACTGCAGGGCTTTGACCCGCAAGGCGCGCTGTTCTGCCTGGTGGCACCAAAACGCTAACAACAAGTCCCGGGCCAGGCCGCCGGCGCGCAACACATATGGATATGAGAATCCATTATTTGCGGCAGCCAGGCTTAAGCGGGTGTAATGTTGTTTTTGACAGGCGCCGCCTGCGAAAACCATGCACCCGCTCCGTTACCAAAGCCATCTTATGTCTATTGCCATCGATACAGCCGTTCCGCCGGGCATTTCCTCCCAGGCATTCCAGATCACGCCGATCAGCGGCCCGCTGGGTGCGGAAATCACCGGCCTCGACCTCAAGCTGCCGCTGTCCGGGCCGGATCTGGCGCGCTTACGCACGGCCCTGGTCAAGCATGGCCTGCTGGTGTTCCGCGAGCAGCGCATCACTCCCGAGCAGCAGGTGGCTTTCAGCCGCCGCTTCGGCCCGCTGCAAATCCATGTGCTGAATCGCTTCCACCTGCCCGGCCACCCGGAAATCCTGATCGTTTCCAATGTCATCGAAAACGGCAAGCCGATCGGCTTGGTGGATGCCGGCGCCGACTGGCATTCCGATTTGTCGTACATGCCCAGGCCCAGCTTGGGCTCGCTGCTGCACGCGCAGGAATTGCCGGCGGAACAAGGCGACACCTTGTTCGCCAACATGTTCAATGCCTACGACACCCTGCCGGCCGATGTCAGGCAGACGCTGGAAGGCCTGCGCGCGGTGCATTCCTATGTGTACCGCTACCGGCGCCTGCAAAAGCTGTCGCCCTGGCGCGCCGACCTGACGCAAAAGCAGATCGATGAGGTGCCGGAAGTCGAACATCCGGTGATCCGCGTCCATCCGGAAAGCGGCCGCAAGGCGCTCTTCGTCAGCGAAGGATTCACCTCGCACATCGTCGGCCTGCCGCCGGACGAAAGCGCGGCGCTGCTGCGTTTCCTGCATGAACACACGATACGCGCCGAGAACGTCTATCGCCATCAATGGCGCGCCCATGACATGGTGTTCTGGGATAACCGCAGCACCGTGCACTATGCCGCCATCACGCCGCAGCATCTGCGGCGCACCCTGTACCGGACTACGGTTGAAGGCGACGTGCCGGTCTGAGATTGACGGCTCCTGCCATGCAGGGCTAGGCATTTGCAACGAGTGATTCGCGTATGCGAAGATGCGTTGCTCCATGTAAGTCGTCATGATCGACTTCAAGCACTCCGCACAGCATGTGTGTCTGGTGCGCATTGTGTGTCGATTTTCCGAAAGAGACTGATTTCGACCACATTATTCGTAGCTATAATGAGTACGAGCTGTTGGTTATTTAGCCGTAAGCCTTGTCCGCTGCTGCGACAATCATTGAACCGAGACGGCATTACAATATATTCAGCACATGAAGAAAGCGGCAATCAGGCGATGAGAAAACTCTACGGATTCGTGCTGGCACTCTCCTGCCTTACCTGTACAGCCAGCTACGCTGACATTACACGTGGCGCAACAGCCTATTCAAAGGGCGATTACACATTAGCCTACAAAGAATGGCTGGACTCTGCGCAACAAGGAGAAGTGATCGCGCAATTTGATGTCGGGACTCTATATTTAAGCGGAAAGGGAGTAGCGGCTGACCCAGTCGAGGCGCGCGCATGGTTTGCCAAGGCAGCCGAGCAAGGCCACGCTAAATCGCAATTCAATCTTGCAGACGCTTTGCGGGTTGGGGTAGGAGGCCCGCGAGATCCCGTTGCGGCAAGGGCATGGTATCGCAAGGCGGCCGATCAGGGTTTGGGAATCGCGCAGTGTTATGTCGGCATAGGTTATGAATCCGGGGACGGACAAGCTGTCGATCTGGCTGAAGCGATAGCCTTATATAGAAAATCAGCGGAACAAGGAACACCATGCGGGCAAGAACGCTTGGCTCGCTTGTTATTTGTCGGCAAAGGACTTGAGAAATCCGAAAGCCAGGCAATTGCCTTGTACCACAGAGCGGCTGAGAAAGGGTTGCCGGAAGCGCAATCCAACCTCGGCTATCTCTACATGACCGGGCACGGCGTAGCGCAAAGCAGCACATTGGCATTGTCGCTTCTCAAAAAGGCAGCACAACAAGGCGATGCGCCGGCTTTTGCAAACCTTGCCGTCATGTATTCCAGTAATCGAGATATAGAAAAAAATCTGACGCTTGCGTTTGCCTATATCTCTATCGCACAATCCTTTGCCGAAACAGATCAAGCCCGGACCATATTAAGCGCAGATCGCGATGGCATGGCTAAGCTTCTGTCCAAGGACGAACTGTCGAAGGCGAATGTAATTGCGACCAATTGGCACATAGGCGACCCTGTGCCCAGCGATTAACTTTTTTCTAGATTTTTTCCGCATCCGCGGAGCCTCGATGCCAAGGCCGCAAAGGGAACATGACTATCGAATTGAATATTGGCCGGCTCCGCGGTTTCGTTACCGCGTTCGCTGAGCTACTCGAAGGCAATCCGCCAGAAGCGAAAGTCCTGTGCGACGGCGGCGCCCTGCTGCAGCAGCTCGTCGCGGTTGACGATTGGCTGCCAGACACTTACGCGCTGGCCAGGCCGGAACGCTACCA
The sequence above is a segment of the Collimonas sp. PA-H2 genome. Coding sequences within it:
- a CDS encoding MarR family winged helix-turn-helix transcriptional regulator, which produces MSEQNDPDIAHASAMAGELRVVLGRLSRRLREQAHAGDFTGSQKSVLIRLERDGPATVTGLAKAEGVRPQSMGATIAVLEAAGLVAGAADPADGRQTILSLTDACREMIRASRAAREDWLLRAIRTEFAAHELDQLAASVQLLKRLADA
- a CDS encoding TfoX/Sxy family protein — encoded protein: MSTDTARARALELADYLAPLGQITVSRFFGGAGLSINQLQFGFVIKGTLYLRVDDKSRPVFEALGCEPFRYATKAKTVTVASYYQVPAAMEDDPDALLDWVDRLRRGALS
- a CDS encoding tetratricopeptide repeat protein, yielding MRKLYGFVLALSCLTCTASYADITRGATAYSKGDYTLAYKEWLDSAQQGEVIAQFDVGTLYLSGKGVAADPVEARAWFAKAAEQGHAKSQFNLADALRVGVGGPRDPVAARAWYRKAADQGLGIAQCYVGIGYESGDGQAVDLAEAIALYRKSAEQGTPCGQERLARLLFVGKGLEKSESQAIALYHRAAEKGLPEAQSNLGYLYMTGHGVAQSSTLALSLLKKAAQQGDAPAFANLAVMYSSNRDIEKNLTLAFAYISIAQSFAETDQARTILSADRDGMAKLLSKDELSKANVIATNWHIGDPVPSD
- a CDS encoding carboxymuconolactone decarboxylase family protein, with protein sequence MKAMIALEGAVNKLGLEPSLLELVKLRASQLNGCAFCIDMHTADARKAGETERRLYAVTAWREAPFFSDRERAALAWTEAVTLIAQTHAPDADYALLRAQFNDAEMVNLTLAINTINSWNRLAVGFRKMPAA
- a CDS encoding MFS transporter; its protein translation is MTATFRSLNNFNYRLWAGGALVSNVGTWMQRTAQDWIVLTQLTHNNATAVGIVMALQFGPQALLLPLTGYAADHFDRRKLLIVTQAAMGVLALGLGILTVAGVVQLWHVYLFALLLGCVTAFDAPARQTFVSELVEEHELSNAVALNSTSFNAARMIGPAIAGVLIAVIGAGWVFLLNAVSFAAVLASLSLLRLDELHLRARAAPVRGSLVAGFRYIWGRPDLKAILLMFFLIGTFGLNFPIFISTMSVSVFHAGAHQYGFLSSIMALGSVTGALLAARREKPRMTWLLSGAGVFGGGLALAALMPGYWLFAIALVLIGVAAQTFTTTANSMVQLSTEPAMRGRVMAILLALALGGTPLGAPVVGWVADTFGPRWAMGVGAASGFAAAWVGIHYLIKYRQLRVRMAGGRLRFSLSPGIPVAGMASSKGAAIRPEAK
- a CDS encoding TauD/TfdA family dioxygenase, whose protein sequence is MSIAIDTAVPPGISSQAFQITPISGPLGAEITGLDLKLPLSGPDLARLRTALVKHGLLVFREQRITPEQQVAFSRRFGPLQIHVLNRFHLPGHPEILIVSNVIENGKPIGLVDAGADWHSDLSYMPRPSLGSLLHAQELPAEQGDTLFANMFNAYDTLPADVRQTLEGLRAVHSYVYRYRRLQKLSPWRADLTQKQIDEVPEVEHPVIRVHPESGRKALFVSEGFTSHIVGLPPDESAALLRFLHEHTIRAENVYRHQWRAHDMVFWDNRSTVHYAAITPQHLRRTLYRTTVEGDVPV
- a CDS encoding isochorismatase family protein — its product is MTVSTLDPNTALVVIDLQQGIVAYPTVHPAGQVVKHAATLAEAFRRHGLPVVLVNVTGGAPGRAEQGRKLDALPAGWADLVPELKQQPQDHLVSKRTWGAFTGTGLDAQLKKLGVTQLVLAGVSTSIGVESTARQAHELGFNVTLALDAMTDTSAEAHDNSATRIFPRLGESGSSQQIIALLDSRFP
- a CDS encoding VOC family protein encodes the protein MSANQPKFVWYDVMTSDTKAAEAFYSSVVGWKMQDAGMGGPAYTILSAGDIMVGGLMAIPEEARAMGAKPCWMGYIAVSDVDGYAARVTAAGGSIRRAPADIPGVGRFAVAADPHGAGFILFKGNSEAQPAPPTPGTPGHFGWHELHAGDLDSAFAFYAGLFGWTKAEAIDMGPMGVYQTFATGGAPLGGMMTKTADMPVPCWLYYINVEAIDAAVERVNAGGGKIVMGPHQVPGGSWILQGFDPQGALFCLVAPKR